The proteins below are encoded in one region of Paenibacillus albus:
- a CDS encoding DMT family transporter gives MNAAKFFTNPLGIIGASISATLLWGSSYPFIKLSYERLGIGSGDTLEQLLFAGYRFTLAGVLILLYMLIRRESLRYQRGSGGMVSTIALLQTVLQYTFFYAGLSMSAGVVGAVIAGTISFFQIVIAHFLYKNDRINGAKGVGLIVGFIGLLVLGLSKHDGNSGLHFSVGELLLMAATLFNACGNLLSRKASSSYSISYINGYQMLLGGIILCVIAAWSTGLTPFHFDGIALLMLLHLALVSALAFTLWNNVMKYNQVGSVSMYLFLIPVFGVLQSALFLNEPLSGAVIGALALVSSGIIIVNRKKKQKALTPSEG, from the coding sequence ATGAACGCAGCCAAATTTTTCACCAATCCATTAGGCATTATTGGAGCTTCTATCAGCGCAACTTTGCTCTGGGGGAGCTCTTATCCGTTTATTAAGCTAAGCTACGAGAGGCTTGGCATCGGTTCTGGAGACACGCTGGAGCAGCTGCTCTTCGCAGGCTACCGGTTCACACTGGCCGGTGTGCTTATTCTGCTGTATATGCTTATACGGCGTGAAAGTCTTCGCTATCAGCGAGGCAGCGGAGGCATGGTAAGCACGATCGCGCTGCTGCAAACGGTATTGCAATATACGTTCTTCTACGCGGGTTTATCCATGAGCGCAGGCGTTGTAGGTGCAGTAATTGCGGGGACGATCTCGTTCTTCCAAATCGTAATTGCGCATTTCCTATACAAGAACGACCGGATCAACGGGGCAAAAGGTGTTGGCCTCATCGTCGGCTTTATCGGTCTGCTTGTGCTCGGATTATCCAAGCATGACGGCAATTCGGGGCTCCATTTCTCCGTTGGCGAGCTGCTGCTGATGGCGGCGACGCTCTTTAATGCTTGCGGTAATTTGCTGTCTCGCAAGGCGTCATCCTCCTACAGCATCTCGTATATTAACGGCTATCAAATGCTGCTCGGCGGTATCATACTGTGTGTCATCGCAGCTTGGAGTACGGGCCTTACCCCGTTTCATTTTGATGGGATTGCGCTGCTGATGCTTCTGCATCTCGCCCTTGTTTCGGCGCTGGCCTTTACGCTTTGGAACAATGTGATGAAGTACAACCAAGTCGGCAGTGTATCCATGTATTTGTTCCTTATTCCGGTGTTCGGAGTGCTGCAATCCGCACTCTTCCTGAACGAGCCGCTATCCGGCGCTGTTATTGGTGCGCTTGCGCTAGTAAGCAGCGGAATTATTATTGTTAACCGCAAGAAGAAGCAGAAGGCGCTCACGCCATCTGAGGGATAA
- a CDS encoding GyrI-like domain-containing protein, whose protein sequence is MDNCTLVTKPALNMVGISYCGPYSSFPDEAILLQSEFQRRKHEIEGEVKTTVLYSPYFGNEVFATYWACYEVPHLEQVPPGMVQFTVPQRTYAMAACTNKRIGEGYEQLSAWINEQKLTRRENAVSLEIFYIDEHLEEEQVELLIPIEEQ, encoded by the coding sequence ATGGATAATTGCACTTTAGTTACGAAGCCTGCCTTGAACATGGTTGGAATTAGCTATTGCGGTCCTTACTCGTCGTTTCCAGACGAAGCTATACTGTTGCAAAGTGAGTTCCAAAGACGCAAGCATGAGATCGAAGGAGAAGTAAAGACGACCGTGCTTTACAGCCCGTATTTCGGTAACGAAGTATTCGCTACATATTGGGCTTGCTATGAGGTGCCCCATCTAGAGCAGGTGCCGCCAGGCATGGTGCAGTTTACAGTTCCGCAGCGCACCTATGCAATGGCCGCTTGCACAAATAAACGAATCGGTGAAGGCTATGAACAGCTCTCGGCATGGATTAACGAGCAGAAGCTGACGAGACGGGAAAATGCGGTTTCCCTTGAAATTTTTTATATTGACGAGCATTTGGAAGAGGAGCAGGTTGAACTGCTCATCCCCATTGAAGAGCAATAA
- a CDS encoding GNAT family N-acetyltransferase — protein sequence METTNFNQQLVSNRLVLRRITLDDAKDIFDYAVDGEVSRFVTWEQHRSIEDTLAFLNIVIQKYDNKQPSDWAIVEKQSNKLIGMCGWVYVNENHRRAEIGYVLSRKYWNQGYMSEVVSQILDFGFNTLNLNRIEARCFAENTASERVMQKAGLRYEGLLREQMIIKGSNVDIKMYAILQKEWNS from the coding sequence ATGGAAACGACTAACTTCAATCAGCAATTAGTAAGTAATCGATTGGTGCTGAGAAGAATTACATTGGATGACGCAAAAGATATTTTTGATTATGCAGTGGACGGAGAGGTTTCGAGGTTCGTAACTTGGGAGCAGCATCGTTCGATTGAAGATACGCTTGCATTTTTGAATATCGTCATTCAGAAATACGATAACAAGCAGCCCAGTGATTGGGCAATCGTAGAGAAGCAGTCAAACAAGCTAATCGGAATGTGCGGTTGGGTCTATGTGAACGAGAACCATCGGCGTGCAGAGATAGGCTACGTACTCTCGCGAAAATATTGGAATCAAGGTTATATGTCAGAAGTCGTCTCCCAGATCCTCGATTTTGGCTTTAATACGCTGAACTTAAATCGGATTGAAGCAAGATGTTTTGCTGAAAATACAGCTTCTGAGCGCGTCATGCAAAAGGCGGGCTTGCGGTACGAAGGGCTTCTACGAGAGCAGATGATTATCAAAGGCAGCAATGTCGATATCAAGATGTACGCCATCCTCCAGAAGGAATGGAACTCATAA
- the fdhA gene encoding formaldehyde dehydrogenase, glutathione-independent — translation MAGNRAVVYVEPGKVEVRDISYPDLILRDGPGVNPLNVGRKCEHGVIVKVITTNICGSDQHMVRGRTTAPSGLVLGHEITGEVIEVGRDVEFIKKGDLVSVPFNIACGRCRNCRERNTNVCTNVNPDRPGSAYGYVDMGGWVGGQSEYVMVPYADFQLLKFPDKDRAMEKILDLTMLSDIFPTGYHGAVSAGVKPGSTVYVAGAGPVGLAAAHSAQLLGAAVVIVGDLNSERLAQARSFGCETVNLREHPNLGEQIDQILGVPEVDCAIDCVGFEAHGHGHAHGEAPATVLNSIMQVTRAGGRLGIPGLYVTGDPGAVDADAKEGTLKIRFGLGWAKSHTFVTGQTPVMQYNRELMTAILSGKAQIAKAVNATLISIDQAPSAYMEFDRGASKKFVIDPHGSVRR, via the coding sequence ATGGCAGGGAATCGTGCGGTAGTCTATGTAGAACCCGGCAAAGTTGAGGTGCGTGATATTTCGTATCCTGATTTGATTTTGCGTGACGGGCCTGGCGTTAACCCACTTAATGTTGGCAGAAAATGTGAACACGGCGTTATCGTCAAAGTAATTACAACGAACATTTGCGGCAGCGACCAACATATGGTGCGTGGACGGACGACAGCTCCTAGCGGACTCGTGCTCGGACACGAAATTACGGGTGAAGTTATTGAGGTAGGGCGTGACGTTGAATTTATTAAGAAAGGCGATCTTGTCTCCGTACCGTTCAACATTGCTTGCGGACGTTGCCGGAACTGCCGTGAGCGGAACACGAATGTGTGTACGAACGTGAATCCGGATCGTCCTGGCTCCGCTTATGGCTATGTCGACATGGGCGGCTGGGTTGGCGGACAATCCGAATATGTCATGGTTCCTTACGCTGACTTCCAATTGTTGAAGTTCCCGGATAAAGATCGTGCGATGGAGAAAATTCTTGATTTGACAATGCTCTCTGATATTTTCCCAACGGGCTATCACGGCGCGGTGAGTGCTGGAGTGAAGCCAGGCTCAACGGTCTATGTGGCAGGAGCGGGTCCAGTCGGCCTTGCTGCGGCACACTCCGCTCAGCTGCTTGGTGCTGCAGTCGTCATCGTTGGCGATCTGAACAGCGAGCGACTGGCGCAAGCGAGAAGCTTCGGCTGCGAAACAGTCAACCTTCGCGAGCATCCGAACCTTGGCGAACAGATTGACCAAATTCTCGGCGTGCCTGAAGTGGACTGCGCAATTGACTGCGTAGGCTTCGAAGCGCATGGACATGGACATGCACATGGAGAAGCACCGGCAACAGTACTGAACTCCATTATGCAAGTTACGCGTGCTGGCGGACGTCTTGGTATTCCAGGCCTTTATGTAACGGGCGATCCAGGTGCGGTTGACGCAGATGCTAAGGAAGGTACGCTGAAGATTCGCTTCGGCCTTGGCTGGGCGAAATCCCATACCTTCGTAACAGGTCAGACACCGGTTATGCAATACAACCGCGAGCTGATGACTGCTATCTTGAGCGGCAAAGCGCAAATCGCGAAAGCTGTTAATGCAACACTCATATCGATCGATCAAGCTCCTAGCGCGTACATGGAATTTGACCGCGGCGCATCGAAGAAATTCGTCATTGACCCACATGGTTCGGTAAGACGTTAG
- a CDS encoding methyl-accepting chemotaxis protein encodes MTIRTRLFSCFAFIILLMGVLGYFAYDHTNKTNAAYTEMLQDNAVQLQLRAFQFKVAGISNDERGYLLTKDQTYLDEIAAKDEEARAILNSMLINPTLTPENRKQVGQLKTDYEPFMGDSERARALMAQGKAKEAFALHFGDERSVRKSMDKLNNDLLVSFTKELESDKKQREKESDKQNMIMAILVGTALLLAAILGVLLTRSIVKPLKVINRQLQEIAQGRGDLSKELTIRSKGELAELARAFNEMLANLRTILSKAVSTANLVANSSEQLSASAEQTTRATEHIVEATQFIAVRADQEQEQLGEAIRAITQMSEDISAVSAGSEEVARLATSASEVSKQGALSVNEVLHEMETIHETVQHATEVMQLLEQQSQQIGGITEMITEVANRTNLLALNASIEASRAGEHGRGFAVVALEIRKLAEQSKLSAQQISELIGDVRHRVSQAAAGMTNVSAQAASGLVRTNQVNQMFQTIESSIESVSTQVSDITQTTVALSESGRHVVEMAQTVAEASNQVAASCQNNSAATEEQLATMEEITSSTMELRKLAEDLNQMLHGFKLSE; translated from the coding sequence ATGACGATTCGAACGAGGCTTTTCAGTTGTTTTGCTTTTATTATTTTGTTAATGGGTGTGCTTGGTTATTTTGCTTATGATCATACGAATAAGACGAACGCTGCTTATACGGAAATGCTTCAGGACAATGCGGTTCAGCTGCAATTGCGAGCATTTCAGTTCAAGGTTGCCGGTATTTCGAATGATGAGCGGGGGTATCTGCTGACGAAGGACCAAACCTATCTTGACGAGATTGCTGCGAAGGACGAGGAAGCTAGAGCGATTCTGAATTCCATGCTAATTAATCCGACGCTGACGCCGGAGAATCGCAAGCAAGTGGGGCAGTTGAAAACGGACTATGAACCATTTATGGGCGACAGTGAGAGAGCTAGAGCATTAATGGCGCAAGGAAAAGCTAAGGAGGCTTTCGCACTCCACTTCGGCGATGAGCGTTCTGTTCGCAAATCGATGGATAAGCTGAATAATGATTTGCTTGTCAGCTTCACTAAGGAGCTTGAAAGCGATAAGAAACAGCGAGAGAAAGAATCAGACAAGCAGAACATGATTATGGCGATTCTCGTTGGTACTGCACTTCTTCTCGCGGCAATACTTGGCGTGCTGCTTACCCGTTCAATTGTGAAGCCGCTCAAGGTCATTAACAGACAGCTTCAAGAAATTGCGCAAGGAAGAGGGGATCTAAGCAAGGAGCTTACGATTCGCTCGAAAGGCGAGCTGGCAGAACTGGCTAGAGCATTCAACGAAATGCTTGCTAATCTCCGTACGATTCTTTCAAAAGCGGTAAGCACAGCGAATCTCGTTGCAAACTCCTCGGAGCAGCTGAGTGCTAGTGCGGAGCAGACAACTCGTGCAACGGAGCATATTGTGGAGGCGACGCAGTTCATCGCAGTTCGCGCCGATCAAGAGCAGGAGCAGCTAGGTGAAGCCATTCGCGCGATTACACAGATGTCGGAGGACATCAGCGCCGTGTCAGCTGGCAGCGAAGAGGTCGCGAGGCTCGCTACATCAGCCTCCGAGGTCTCGAAGCAAGGAGCGCTATCCGTAAATGAAGTGCTTCATGAGATGGAGACAATCCATGAAACGGTGCAGCATGCGACGGAAGTGATGCAGCTGCTTGAACAGCAGTCCCAGCAAATTGGCGGAATTACAGAGATGATTACAGAGGTAGCGAACCGTACCAATCTGCTCGCCCTTAACGCTTCCATTGAAGCTTCACGGGCAGGAGAGCACGGCAGAGGCTTTGCCGTAGTCGCCTTGGAAATTCGGAAGCTGGCGGAGCAATCCAAGTTGTCCGCACAGCAAATAAGCGAACTAATTGGAGATGTGCGTCATCGCGTCAGCCAAGCAGCTGCCGGAATGACGAATGTATCTGCGCAAGCGGCTAGCGGCCTTGTGCGCACGAATCAAGTGAATCAGATGTTCCAAACGATAGAATCGAGTATCGAATCTGTATCTACGCAAGTAAGCGATATTACGCAGACGACAGTTGCGCTATCCGAATCAGGACGTCACGTCGTCGAGATGGCGCAAACCGTAGCGGAAGCGAGCAATCAAGTCGCTGCATCGTGCCAGAACAATTCGGCGGCAACGGAAGAGCAGCTTGCGACGATGGAGGAGATTACTTCATCAACGATGGAGCTCCGCAAGTTAGCGGAAGATCTGAACCAAATGCTTCACGGCTTCAAGCTTAGCGAATAA
- a CDS encoding EAL domain-containing protein, giving the protein MRKLLGLADPPAPYGVLVVDDSAVMRQMISRLIEKDPKLWVMGTASNGQEALEQLKVMRPDLVTMDIEMPVLDGLSALSRLMVESPMPVIMLSSYTDEGASPAIAALSNGAADFFHKDSLFQYPANAQMEEEFLLRCHAAIESKPFWKTLDQEDLANHEMKVLLEFMTGCLASENTIHEELNQALRQLNGFYCSLIKQGNTFILTDCRGELLTRFGQVSQNFIGQKLEINLPAEVMSQHMEHLNRTWNGEDCVSYDTEWRKYHFTTVARPVRVSGIVKEIIVVTFEVTERKRMEEKIKFLLNHDQLTGLPNQNQLMTEMDRMKAKYGRFAVLFFNFDHFKQIKDSMGHENGDSLLQLMARRLKRFTSEDTTIIRAGSDEFICLMGGASFDMIERNAERLLGAIRQPIMLDGLEIQMTSSFGISQYPDNHTNIEHLIRYAHMAMNIAKSEGGNQIQFYEARFQEEIHRKMEIERRLRKAIDREEFYLNYQPVFNGIDRTIKGVECLIRWQSPELGRVSPAEFIPIAEETGMIHAIGEWVMLEACRANKRWQDDGLMKIPVAVNLSTQQFNDGKIIERIENILKETGLDPKYLVVEITESMTMNKHHALMMLKNLKRLGVSIAIDDFGTGYSSLSYLSELPIDKLKVDQSFVKKMDTHGVNASIVHTIITMAENLKLEVIAEGVETEAEFGLLLRYGCNTMQGYLLGRPMEAAQIAEQLKLSKPTKKMRIQ; this is encoded by the coding sequence ATGCGTAAACTTCTAGGCTTAGCCGATCCGCCTGCTCCATACGGCGTGCTCGTCGTCGATGACTCTGCCGTCATGCGGCAGATGATTAGCAGGCTGATTGAAAAAGACCCTAAATTATGGGTGATGGGGACCGCATCCAATGGTCAGGAGGCGCTTGAACAATTGAAGGTCATGCGCCCTGACCTCGTTACCATGGACATTGAAATGCCGGTTCTGGACGGACTATCTGCACTCAGCCGGCTGATGGTAGAGAGTCCGATGCCAGTCATTATGCTGAGCAGCTATACGGATGAAGGTGCTTCCCCTGCAATCGCAGCCCTTTCGAATGGCGCGGCAGACTTTTTCCATAAAGATAGTTTGTTCCAATACCCGGCCAATGCGCAGATGGAAGAAGAGTTTCTACTGCGCTGTCATGCTGCGATCGAGTCCAAGCCATTCTGGAAAACGCTCGATCAAGAGGATCTTGCCAATCATGAGATGAAGGTGCTGCTGGAGTTCATGACCGGGTGCCTTGCATCGGAGAATACGATTCATGAAGAGCTGAATCAGGCGCTTCGGCAGCTAAACGGTTTTTACTGTTCGTTAATCAAGCAAGGCAATACGTTCATTCTTACGGATTGCAGAGGCGAGCTGTTAACAAGATTTGGACAAGTGAGTCAAAACTTCATCGGCCAGAAGCTTGAAATAAATTTACCCGCTGAAGTGATGTCACAGCATATGGAACATCTGAATAGAACGTGGAACGGTGAAGATTGCGTCAGTTACGATACAGAATGGCGGAAGTATCACTTTACGACAGTTGCTCGACCCGTGCGGGTTAGCGGCATCGTAAAAGAAATTATTGTCGTTACTTTCGAAGTTACGGAACGGAAGCGAATGGAAGAGAAAATCAAATTTCTGCTCAATCACGACCAACTGACGGGGCTGCCGAATCAGAATCAGCTCATGACGGAGATGGATCGTATGAAAGCGAAATATGGACGGTTTGCTGTTCTGTTCTTTAATTTCGATCATTTCAAACAAATTAAAGACTCCATGGGCCACGAGAATGGCGATTCATTACTTCAGCTCATGGCAAGACGGTTGAAGCGATTTACATCGGAAGACACAACGATTATTCGTGCAGGCAGCGATGAGTTTATTTGTTTGATGGGCGGCGCGTCCTTCGATATGATTGAACGCAACGCCGAGCGGCTTCTAGGTGCGATTCGCCAGCCCATTATGCTGGATGGTTTAGAGATTCAGATGACATCAAGCTTCGGGATCAGTCAGTACCCGGACAATCATACGAATATCGAGCACCTCATTCGGTATGCTCATATGGCAATGAACATCGCGAAGTCAGAAGGCGGCAATCAGATTCAGTTCTATGAGGCGCGCTTCCAGGAAGAGATTCATCGTAAGATGGAGATTGAGCGCAGGCTTCGTAAAGCGATTGACCGGGAAGAGTTTTATTTGAATTATCAGCCCGTCTTCAACGGGATTGACCGGACAATCAAAGGCGTAGAGTGCTTGATCCGCTGGCAAAGTCCAGAGCTTGGACGTGTGTCTCCCGCGGAGTTTATCCCGATTGCCGAGGAAACGGGCATGATTCACGCAATTGGTGAATGGGTCATGCTCGAAGCATGTCGCGCGAATAAGCGTTGGCAGGATGATGGGCTAATGAAGATACCGGTCGCGGTGAACCTGTCTACACAGCAGTTCAATGACGGCAAGATTATCGAGCGGATTGAGAATATTCTGAAAGAGACCGGACTTGATCCAAAGTATCTCGTCGTAGAAATAACCGAGAGCATGACGATGAACAAGCATCACGCGCTGATGATGCTGAAGAACTTGAAGCGTCTTGGCGTATCGATCGCAATTGATGATTTCGGAACAGGCTACAGCTCCTTAAGTTATTTGAGCGAATTGCCGATAGATAAGTTAAAGGTAGATCAGTCGTTTGTGAAGAAGATGGACACACACGGCGTGAATGCCTCAATTGTACATACCATTATCACGATGGCTGAGAATTTGAAGCTTGAGGTAATTGCTGAAGGCGTGGAAACAGAAGCCGAATTCGGCTTACTGCTTCGTTACGGCTGCAACACGATGCAAGGCTACTTGCTTGGCCGTCCGATGGAAGCGGCTCAAATTGCCGAACAGCTCAAATTGAGCAAGCCAACTAAAAAGATGAGGATCCAGTAA
- a CDS encoding chemotaxis protein CheW has product MNESFALTYLSVFLDELEEQLQVLDESILELENGGNSPETIQTIFRAAHTLKGSSAAMGFQSMKEVTHKVESVFELLRQNRLQTSKSLINVLFKCIDYLKAKKETLRKGDFNDEPIETLVELLNGILTDQPAEEAIAANAAASEAVKATSAQETAMYDGWNEAVLAAKAQKLAEGNHSYEISVTLAADVEMPTVKAMVILRNLGELGEVIGTSPEIGLWEQEQLLTAGPIHFLIATKQTEAEIVRKVEEASQIESFTVKQLQASGGIQIGTKSSVVSVNKQTAAAAPPAANVPQASLDQGAAGQPDAKVQIQQTVRVDVNRLEHLLNLVGELIIDNTRIREVRRRFEDRFKQEPETLLLGEITDHLGRVVAELQEGTMKTRMMPIEQLFNRFPRMVRDVAEQAGKEVTFQVEGKETELDRTLIEEISDPLIHIIRNAIDHGLEPPDEREKLGKNRKGNLLLRASHQENAIVITLADDGRGIDLQRIKQKAVQKGFIGAEEAEALTDKEIISLIFHSGMSTAEKVTELSGRGVGMDIVRSHIEKLNGIINIETTAGEGTVFTIKLPLTLAISRSLLVQLGKHTLAIPLTNVIETFRLTPEDIQIVNSEEVCVVRGEILPVVRMHRRLGTTENDIDSKGYAVMIGLAERRVCLYVDKLVANQEIVMKSLGNYLGQVAYVSGATIMGDGRIALILDVNAVIRDSGATISKTHANEQKVSGRKVKLVTFDLEDEHYALDINQAKEIIKVPSILRMANAPAEVLGLMNLRGELMPVVDIKSCLGMRHSEPDQHSRVIILNEDGRDIGILVDRVREVIHVTHNQIEPAPKDVTMISDQYIGGICKTDEQLVIVLKLDKMLRSRGWDTIHA; this is encoded by the coding sequence ATGAACGAATCATTCGCACTTACATATCTGAGCGTTTTTCTAGATGAGCTGGAAGAGCAGCTGCAAGTTCTGGACGAGTCGATTCTAGAGCTCGAGAACGGCGGCAATTCGCCGGAAACGATACAGACGATCTTCCGTGCCGCACATACGCTCAAAGGTTCTTCCGCAGCAATGGGCTTCCAATCGATGAAAGAAGTGACGCATAAGGTTGAGAGCGTGTTCGAGCTGCTTCGTCAGAATCGACTGCAGACGAGCAAGTCGCTTATCAATGTGCTGTTCAAGTGTATCGATTATTTGAAGGCGAAGAAGGAAACGCTGCGCAAAGGCGATTTCAATGATGAGCCGATTGAAACGCTCGTGGAGCTGCTGAACGGCATTCTGACCGACCAGCCTGCAGAAGAAGCGATTGCCGCGAATGCTGCTGCTAGCGAGGCAGTGAAGGCAACATCAGCGCAGGAGACAGCGATGTATGACGGCTGGAACGAAGCGGTGCTTGCAGCTAAGGCGCAAAAGCTGGCAGAGGGGAACCATTCGTACGAGATTAGCGTAACGCTCGCTGCAGACGTCGAAATGCCTACTGTAAAAGCAATGGTTATTCTACGCAATTTAGGTGAGCTTGGCGAAGTTATCGGCACATCGCCGGAGATCGGCTTATGGGAGCAGGAACAGCTGCTTACAGCTGGACCGATCCATTTCTTGATCGCAACGAAGCAAACAGAAGCGGAGATCGTACGCAAAGTAGAAGAAGCATCGCAGATCGAGAGCTTCACGGTGAAGCAGCTTCAAGCCTCGGGCGGCATACAGATCGGGACCAAGTCCTCCGTCGTATCCGTGAATAAACAAACAGCTGCTGCAGCCCCGCCTGCTGCTAATGTGCCGCAAGCTAGCTTAGACCAAGGGGCAGCAGGACAACCCGATGCGAAAGTGCAAATTCAGCAAACCGTTCGGGTGGATGTAAACCGGTTGGAGCATCTGTTGAACCTGGTCGGCGAATTGATTATTGATAACACTCGTATTCGCGAAGTGCGCAGACGCTTCGAGGATCGGTTTAAGCAGGAGCCGGAAACGCTTCTGCTCGGCGAAATTACGGACCACCTGGGCCGTGTCGTTGCAGAGCTTCAAGAAGGTACGATGAAGACGCGGATGATGCCGATTGAGCAGCTGTTTAATCGTTTCCCGCGTATGGTTCGCGACGTAGCGGAGCAAGCCGGTAAAGAAGTGACTTTCCAAGTGGAAGGTAAAGAAACGGAGCTTGACCGTACTCTAATTGAGGAGATCAGCGATCCGCTTATCCATATTATTCGCAATGCGATCGACCATGGTTTGGAGCCGCCGGATGAGCGCGAGAAGCTCGGTAAGAATCGCAAAGGAAACTTGCTGCTCCGCGCAAGCCATCAAGAGAACGCAATCGTCATTACGCTTGCAGACGACGGCCGCGGCATCGACTTACAGAGGATTAAGCAGAAAGCCGTCCAGAAGGGCTTCATCGGTGCTGAAGAGGCGGAAGCGTTAACGGATAAAGAAATTATTAGTCTAATCTTCCATTCAGGCATGTCTACCGCAGAGAAAGTGACGGAGCTTTCCGGTCGCGGTGTAGGCATGGATATCGTCCGCTCGCATATTGAGAAGCTGAACGGCATTATTAACATCGAGACGACTGCTGGCGAAGGCACTGTATTTACGATCAAGCTGCCGCTTACGCTTGCGATTTCCCGTTCGCTCCTCGTGCAGCTTGGCAAGCATACACTTGCGATTCCGCTGACGAACGTTATCGAGACGTTCCGCTTGACGCCTGAAGATATCCAAATCGTGAACAGCGAAGAGGTTTGCGTCGTTCGCGGAGAGATTCTTCCGGTCGTACGGATGCACAGAAGGCTTGGCACAACAGAGAACGATATTGATTCGAAGGGCTATGCAGTTATGATTGGACTTGCTGAGAGACGCGTATGCTTGTACGTCGACAAGCTTGTCGCGAACCAGGAGATCGTAATGAAGTCGCTTGGCAATTATTTGGGACAAGTTGCTTACGTATCCGGCGCTACCATCATGGGAGACGGGCGCATCGCTCTCATTCTGGACGTGAACGCCGTCATCCGCGACTCCGGAGCAACTATCAGCAAGACGCATGCGAATGAACAGAAGGTATCCGGCCGCAAAGTGAAGCTGGTCACATTCGATCTGGAAGATGAGCATTACGCGCTCGACATTAATCAAGCGAAAGAAATCATCAAGGTTCCTTCCATACTGCGGATGGCGAACGCGCCAGCGGAAGTGTTAGGGCTTATGAACTTGCGCGGCGAGCTCATGCCGGTTGTCGATATTAAGTCATGCCTTGGCATGCGTCATTCCGAGCCGGATCAGCATTCACGCGTTATCATTCTGAATGAAGACGGCCGCGATATCGGTATTCTCGTTGATCGTGTACGCGAAGTCATTCATGTGACCCATAACCAAATCGAGCCTGCGCCGAAGGACGTTACGATGATCTCCGATCAATATATCGGCGGGATTTGCAAGACAGACGAGCAGCTTGTAATTGTACTTAAACTAGACAAAATGCTCCGTTCAAGGGGTTGGGACACCATTCATGCGTAA
- a CDS encoding chemotaxis protein CheW: protein MANYIVVGLNEEKFALPITDIQEIIKDMPITEIPAARAHVKGVINLRGTIVPVIGLRSKFRMMESHTTAASRIVIVQTPEGEPVGLYVDRVEQVAFFSEILPTPDGIGGAQAGNLSGIGKINDQLVSILHLPSILNTGGGQ from the coding sequence GTGGCCAATTACATCGTAGTAGGGTTGAATGAGGAGAAATTTGCGCTCCCAATCACAGACATTCAAGAGATTATCAAAGACATGCCAATCACCGAAATACCAGCCGCAAGGGCGCATGTGAAAGGCGTTATTAATTTGCGAGGCACCATCGTTCCCGTCATCGGGCTTCGTTCGAAGTTTCGCATGATGGAGAGCCATACGACGGCTGCTTCCCGTATTGTCATCGTCCAGACACCGGAAGGTGAGCCTGTTGGACTGTATGTGGATCGTGTTGAGCAGGTGGCGTTCTTCTCGGAAATTTTACCGACTCCAGATGGTATAGGAGGCGCGCAGGCAGGCAACTTGTCAGGGATCGGGAAGATCAATGACCAGCTTGTCAGCATTCTGCACTTGCCGTCTATCTTGAACACTGGAGGAGGTCAATAA